From a single Bacillus marinisedimentorum genomic region:
- the sdaAB gene encoding L-serine ammonia-lyase, iron-sulfur-dependent subunit beta gives MKYKSVFDIIGPVMIGPSSSHTAGAARIGRVARNLFGGKPETAEITFYGSFAKTYRGHGTDVAIVGGILDFDTDDERIVNSLQHARAEGINVRIKEADDLTDHPNTAKVVLVNEDNRMELTGISIGGGKIEIIELDGFELRVSGNTPAITVIHHDRYGCIANVAAVIAKHQLNIGHMDVSRKDKGQKALMTIEVDHDIEEEVMKEIRELPNIVQVSKIVE, from the coding sequence ATGAAATATAAAAGTGTTTTTGATATTATTGGCCCTGTCATGATCGGCCCGTCCAGTTCCCATACGGCAGGTGCGGCACGGATCGGGCGGGTTGCCCGCAACTTATTCGGCGGGAAGCCGGAAACAGCTGAAATCACATTTTATGGTTCCTTTGCAAAAACGTATCGCGGCCATGGTACAGACGTGGCAATCGTTGGTGGAATTCTTGATTTCGATACGGATGATGAGCGGATTGTCAATTCCCTTCAACATGCCCGTGCGGAAGGAATCAATGTCCGGATAAAAGAAGCGGATGACTTGACCGATCATCCGAATACGGCAAAAGTGGTTCTTGTAAATGAGGATAACCGCATGGAACTGACCGGGATTTCGATCGGCGGAGGTAAAATAGAAATTATCGAACTCGATGGCTTCGAGCTAAGGGTTTCCGGCAACACCCCTGCGATCACGGTCATTCATCATGACAGATATGGATGCATCGCGAATGTAGCCGCCGTCATTGCTAAGCATCAGCTGAACATCGGGCATATGGATGTATCCCGAAAGGACAAAGGGCAAAAAGCGCTTATGACAATAGAGGTCGACCATGATATCGAAGAAGAAGTAATGAAAGAAATCAGGGAATTGCCGAATATCGTCCAGGTTTCTAAAATTGTTGAATAG
- the sdaAA gene encoding L-serine ammonia-lyase, iron-sulfur-dependent, subunit alpha, which translates to MFRTAAELVELAETSGKKISEVMIEQEMEVKKLNHEEVLSFMDRNLQVMEEAVKKGLEGVVSHSGLTGGDAVLLQKYIAKGNTLSGLTVLDAVSKAVATNEVNAAMGTICATPTAGSAGVVPGTLFAVKEKLNPTREEMLNFLFTSGAFGIVVANNASISGAAGGCQAEVGSASGMASAAIVEMAGGTPSQSAEAMAITLKNMLGLVCDPVAGLVEVPCVKRNAMGAALAMTAADMALAGITSRIPCDEVIDAMYKIGQSMPGALRETALGGLAATPTGRELEAKIFGLSLDKK; encoded by the coding sequence ATGTTCAGAACAGCAGCAGAACTGGTAGAACTCGCCGAAACAAGCGGGAAGAAAATCTCTGAAGTGATGATAGAGCAGGAGATGGAAGTGAAGAAGCTAAACCATGAAGAAGTATTGAGCTTTATGGACCGCAATCTTCAAGTGATGGAAGAGGCTGTGAAAAAAGGTCTTGAAGGTGTGGTATCCCATTCAGGATTGACCGGGGGCGATGCAGTCCTGCTGCAAAAGTATATCGCCAAAGGCAACACATTATCAGGCCTCACTGTACTTGATGCTGTAAGTAAAGCGGTTGCCACGAATGAAGTGAATGCGGCGATGGGAACCATTTGTGCGACACCGACCGCAGGTTCTGCGGGAGTCGTTCCCGGTACGCTGTTTGCCGTCAAGGAAAAGCTCAATCCTACCCGGGAAGAAATGCTGAATTTCCTGTTCACCTCAGGTGCGTTCGGCATTGTAGTGGCCAATAACGCTTCAATCTCCGGAGCTGCCGGCGGCTGCCAGGCTGAAGTCGGTTCTGCAAGCGGAATGGCATCCGCTGCCATAGTTGAAATGGCTGGCGGCACACCTTCGCAATCTGCTGAAGCGATGGCCATAACATTGAAAAACATGCTGGGGCTTGTCTGTGACCCGGTTGCAGGCCTGGTGGAGGTGCCTTGTGTTAAACGGAATGCGATGGGAGCGGCACTTGCGATGACCGCTGCTGATATGGCCCTTGCCGGCATAACAAGCCGCATTCCATGTGATGAAGTCATCGATGCAATGTATAAAATCGGCCAGTCAATGCCGGGTGCGTTAAGAGAAACGGCACTTGGCGGACTTGCCGCAACACCGACAGGACGGGAACTGGAAGCGAAAATTTTCGGATTATCCCTTGATAAAAAGTGA